In Fusarium oxysporum f. sp. lycopersici 4287 chromosome 2, whole genome shotgun sequence, a genomic segment contains:
- a CDS encoding Ca2+:H+ antiporter (At least one base has a quality score < 10), which yields MSSFNHFNIKRQAHTLSRTSTDQSWNPFRHVEWKRQTRALSDAGRLEQQTTREETAGETLAHAVTEPGRSGPAREWSTAETMTEMRRSKEGEYDREKTIGGSPIEGNDDIPVSQRSLVSDESQLRNRKREDVPAAADNNIDLEKRKLKKRESTKIFRKVEPKEPFTVRNQLQRTFLNSYINILLIAAPVGIALNYIHSVNRIAVFVVNFIAIIPLAAILSFATEEIALRTGEVLGGLINATFGNAVELIVAILALVDGKVIIVQTSLVGSILSNLLLVLGFCFFFGGLRRESQYFNETVAQTAASMLALAVASVIVPTVFDQAKDTPPANVARLSRGTAVILLIVYAAYLLFQLKTHQSTFAKEGQKVAAKPWSRGSAGAGDIRQGIMVPGALVGGGMTGREENERLSEMLMNPHRLPKAEEDEDEEEEPQLHFWVAIATLTIATVLIALCAEFMVDSIDAVTKTGGVSEEFVGLILLPIVGNAAEHATAVTVAIKDKMDLAIGVAVGSSMQVALFLIPLLVIIGWGMGNDAMNLSFDLFQVATMFVAVLLVNYLIADGKSHWLEGWLLICLYSIIAVCSWCKFEAPACFFTMFTDHVIGYPTHSDE from the exons ATGTCTTCCT TCAACcacttcaacatcaagcgTCAAGCGCACACTCTGAGTCGTACCAGCACCGATCAGTCTTGGAATCCCTTTCGTCACGTCGAGTGGAAACGTCAAACACGCGCTCTTTCTGACGCCGGCCGCCTGGAACAACAAACCACACGAGAGGAGACAGCTGGCGAGACCTTGGCACACGCTGTCACCGAACCTGGTCGAAGTGGACCAGCCAGAGAGTGGTCGACAGCAGAGACGATGAcagagatgaggagaagcaaaGAAGGCGAATATGACCGAGAGAAGACCATTGGGGGATCACCAATTGAGGGGAACGATGATATCCCCGTCTCACAGCGCTCGCTCGTCAGCGACGAAAGCCAATTGCGAAACAGAAAACGCGAGGATGTCCCAGCTGCAGCAGACAACAATATCGATCTAGAAAAGCGAAAACTCAAGAAACGAGAGTCTACAAAAATATTCCGCAAGGTCGAACCCAAGGAGCCATTTACTGTCCGAAACCAACTTCAGAGAACCTTTCTCAACTCATATATCAATATCCTTCTCATTGCCGCCCCAGTCGGTATCGCTCTCAATTACATCCATAGCGTTAACCGAATCGCCGTCTTCGTGGTAAATTTTATCGCAATTATACCCTTAGCCGCTATTCTCAGTTTCGCTACAGAGGAGATCGCTCTGCGAACGGGTGAAGTCTTGGGTGGTCTGATCAATGCGACCTTTGGAAACGCCGTTGAACTCATTGTGGCTATCCTGGCTCTTGTCGATGGAAAAGTCATTATCGTTCAGACCTCACTGGTGGGCTCAATTCTAAGTAACCTTCTACTGGTCCTGGgcttctgtttctttttcgGTGGCTTGCGACGCGAGAGTCAATATTTTAACGAAACTGTCGCCCAAACTGCCGCTAG CATGCTCGCTCTCGCCGTCGCCTCAGTCATTGTGCCAACGGTTTTCGACCAAGCAAAGGATACACCGCCCGCTAACGTAGCCCGACTCTCAAGAGGCACAGCAGTGATCCTTCTCATCGTTTATGCTGCCTATCTCCTCTTCCAACTCAAGACTCACCAGAGCACATTCGCCAAGGAAGGCCAGAAGGTTGCCGCAAAGCCTTGGTCCCGTGGAAGTGCCGGAGCTGGCGATATCCGACAAGGTATCATGGTTCCTGGTGCTCTTGTTGGCGGTGGCATGACAGGACGCGAAGAGAATGAGCGTTTGTCTGAGATGCTTATGAACCCTCACAGGCTTCCAAAGgccgaagaggatgaagatgaggaggaagagcctCAGCTACACTTCTGGGTGGCCATCGCCACGTTGACAATTGCCACCGTCCTGATCGCTCTCTGTGCCGAATTCATGGTTGACTCCATCGATGCTGTCACAAAGACTGGGGGTGTATCAGAAGAATTTGTAGGACTGATCCTGTTGCCTATCGTGGGTAACGCAGCCGAGCACGCCACAGCCGTGACCGTCGCAATCAAGGATAAAATGGATTTGGCCATCGGTGTGGCCGTTGGAAGTTCTATGCAGGTTGCGCTCTTTTTGATTCCCTTGTTGGTTATTATCGGCTGGGGAATGGGCAACGATGCTATGAACTTGAGTTTCGACTTGTTCCAAGTTGCAACTATGTTTGTGGCTGTTTTGCTCGTCAACTACTTGATCGCAGACGGTAAAAGTCACTGGCTGGAGGGTTGGCTTCTCATCTGCCTTTATTCCATCATCGCAGTTTGCTCATGGTGTAAGTTTGAAGCCCCAGCATGCTTCTTTACTATGTTTACTGACCACGTAATAGGGTACCCAACACACTCAGACGAGTAG
- a CDS encoding Ca2+:H+ antiporter (At least one base has a quality score < 10), with amino-acid sequence MSSFNHFNIKRQAHTLSRTSTDQSWNPFRHVEWKRQTRALSDAGRLEQQTTREETAGETLAHAVTEPGRSGPAREWSTAETMTEMRRSKEGEYDREKTIGGSPIEGNDDIPVSQRSLVSDESQLRNRKREDVPAAADNNIDLEKRKLKKRESTKIFRKVEPKEPFTVRNQLQRTFLNSYINILLIAAPVGIALNYIHSVNRIAVFVVNFIAIIPLAAILSFATEEIALRTGEVLGGLINATFGNAVELIVAILALVDGKVIIVQTSLVGSILSNLLLVLGFCFFFGGLRRESQYFNETVAQTAASMLALAVASVIVPTVFDQAKDTPPANVARLSRGTAVILLIVYAAYLLFQLKTHQSTFAKEGQKVAAKPWSRGSAGAGDIRQGIMVPGALVGGGMTGREENERLSEMLMNPHRLPKAEEDEDEEEEPQLHFWVAIATLTIATVLIALCAEFMVDSIDAVTKTGGVSEEFVGLILLPIVGNAAEHATAVTVAIKDKMDLAIGVAVGSSMQVALFLIPLLVIIGWGMGNDAMNLSFDLFQVATMFVAVLLVNYLIADGKSHWLEGWLLICLYSIIAVCSWWYPTHSDE; translated from the exons ATGTCTTCCT TCAACcacttcaacatcaagcgTCAAGCGCACACTCTGAGTCGTACCAGCACCGATCAGTCTTGGAATCCCTTTCGTCACGTCGAGTGGAAACGTCAAACACGCGCTCTTTCTGACGCCGGCCGCCTGGAACAACAAACCACACGAGAGGAGACAGCTGGCGAGACCTTGGCACACGCTGTCACCGAACCTGGTCGAAGTGGACCAGCCAGAGAGTGGTCGACAGCAGAGACGATGAcagagatgaggagaagcaaaGAAGGCGAATATGACCGAGAGAAGACCATTGGGGGATCACCAATTGAGGGGAACGATGATATCCCCGTCTCACAGCGCTCGCTCGTCAGCGACGAAAGCCAATTGCGAAACAGAAAACGCGAGGATGTCCCAGCTGCAGCAGACAACAATATCGATCTAGAAAAGCGAAAACTCAAGAAACGAGAGTCTACAAAAATATTCCGCAAGGTCGAACCCAAGGAGCCATTTACTGTCCGAAACCAACTTCAGAGAACCTTTCTCAACTCATATATCAATATCCTTCTCATTGCCGCCCCAGTCGGTATCGCTCTCAATTACATCCATAGCGTTAACCGAATCGCCGTCTTCGTGGTAAATTTTATCGCAATTATACCCTTAGCCGCTATTCTCAGTTTCGCTACAGAGGAGATCGCTCTGCGAACGGGTGAAGTCTTGGGTGGTCTGATCAATGCGACCTTTGGAAACGCCGTTGAACTCATTGTGGCTATCCTGGCTCTTGTCGATGGAAAAGTCATTATCGTTCAGACCTCACTGGTGGGCTCAATTCTAAGTAACCTTCTACTGGTCCTGGgcttctgtttctttttcgGTGGCTTGCGACGCGAGAGTCAATATTTTAACGAAACTGTCGCCCAAACTGCCGCTAG CATGCTCGCTCTCGCCGTCGCCTCAGTCATTGTGCCAACGGTTTTCGACCAAGCAAAGGATACACCGCCCGCTAACGTAGCCCGACTCTCAAGAGGCACAGCAGTGATCCTTCTCATCGTTTATGCTGCCTATCTCCTCTTCCAACTCAAGACTCACCAGAGCACATTCGCCAAGGAAGGCCAGAAGGTTGCCGCAAAGCCTTGGTCCCGTGGAAGTGCCGGAGCTGGCGATATCCGACAAGGTATCATGGTTCCTGGTGCTCTTGTTGGCGGTGGCATGACAGGACGCGAAGAGAATGAGCGTTTGTCTGAGATGCTTATGAACCCTCACAGGCTTCCAAAGgccgaagaggatgaagatgaggaggaagagcctCAGCTACACTTCTGGGTGGCCATCGCCACGTTGACAATTGCCACCGTCCTGATCGCTCTCTGTGCCGAATTCATGGTTGACTCCATCGATGCTGTCACAAAGACTGGGGGTGTATCAGAAGAATTTGTAGGACTGATCCTGTTGCCTATCGTGGGTAACGCAGCCGAGCACGCCACAGCCGTGACCGTCGCAATCAAGGATAAAATGGATTTGGCCATCGGTGTGGCCGTTGGAAGTTCTATGCAGGTTGCGCTCTTTTTGATTCCCTTGTTGGTTATTATCGGCTGGGGAATGGGCAACGATGCTATGAACTTGAGTTTCGACTTGTTCCAAGTTGCAACTATGTTTGTGGCTGTTTTGCTCGTCAACTACTTGATCGCAGACGGTAAAAGTCACTGGCTGGAGGGTTGGCTTCTCATCTGCCTTTATTCCATCATCGCAGTTTGCTCATGGT GGTACCCAACACACTCAGACGAGTAG
- a CDS encoding Ca2+:H+ antiporter (At least one base has a quality score < 10), which produces MTEMRRSKEGEYDREKTIGGSPIEGNDDIPVSQRSLVSDESQLRNRKREDVPAAADNNIDLEKRKLKKRESTKIFRKVEPKEPFTVRNQLQRTFLNSYINILLIAAPVGIALNYIHSVNRIAVFVVNFIAIIPLAAILSFATEEIALRTGEVLGGLINATFGNAVELIVAILALVDGKVIIVQTSLVGSILSNLLLVLGFCFFFGGLRRESQYFNETVAQTAASMLALAVASVIVPTVFDQAKDTPPANVARLSRGTAVILLIVYAAYLLFQLKTHQSTFAKEGQKVAAKPWSRGSAGAGDIRQGIMVPGALVGGGMTGREENERLSEMLMNPHRLPKAEEDEDEEEEPQLHFWVAIATLTIATVLIALCAEFMVDSIDAVTKTGGVSEEFVGLILLPIVGNAAEHATAVTVAIKDKMDLAIGVAVGSSMQVALFLIPLLVIIGWGMGNDAMNLSFDLFQVATMFVAVLLVNYLIADGKSHWLEGWLLICLYSIIAVCSWCKFEAPACFFTMFTDHVIGYPTHSDE; this is translated from the exons ATGAcagagatgaggagaagcaaaGAAGGCGAATATGACCGAGAGAAGACCATTGGGGGATCACCAATTGAGGGGAACGATGATATCCCCGTCTCACAGCGCTCGCTCGTCAGCGACGAAAGCCAATTGCGAAACAGAAAACGCGAGGATGTCCCAGCTGCAGCAGACAACAATATCGATCTAGAAAAGCGAAAACTCAAGAAACGAGAGTCTACAAAAATATTCCGCAAGGTCGAACCCAAGGAGCCATTTACTGTCCGAAACCAACTTCAGAGAACCTTTCTCAACTCATATATCAATATCCTTCTCATTGCCGCCCCAGTCGGTATCGCTCTCAATTACATCCATAGCGTTAACCGAATCGCCGTCTTCGTGGTAAATTTTATCGCAATTATACCCTTAGCCGCTATTCTCAGTTTCGCTACAGAGGAGATCGCTCTGCGAACGGGTGAAGTCTTGGGTGGTCTGATCAATGCGACCTTTGGAAACGCCGTTGAACTCATTGTGGCTATCCTGGCTCTTGTCGATGGAAAAGTCATTATCGTTCAGACCTCACTGGTGGGCTCAATTCTAAGTAACCTTCTACTGGTCCTGGgcttctgtttctttttcgGTGGCTTGCGACGCGAGAGTCAATATTTTAACGAAACTGTCGCCCAAACTGCCGCTAG CATGCTCGCTCTCGCCGTCGCCTCAGTCATTGTGCCAACGGTTTTCGACCAAGCAAAGGATACACCGCCCGCTAACGTAGCCCGACTCTCAAGAGGCACAGCAGTGATCCTTCTCATCGTTTATGCTGCCTATCTCCTCTTCCAACTCAAGACTCACCAGAGCACATTCGCCAAGGAAGGCCAGAAGGTTGCCGCAAAGCCTTGGTCCCGTGGAAGTGCCGGAGCTGGCGATATCCGACAAGGTATCATGGTTCCTGGTGCTCTTGTTGGCGGTGGCATGACAGGACGCGAAGAGAATGAGCGTTTGTCTGAGATGCTTATGAACCCTCACAGGCTTCCAAAGgccgaagaggatgaagatgaggaggaagagcctCAGCTACACTTCTGGGTGGCCATCGCCACGTTGACAATTGCCACCGTCCTGATCGCTCTCTGTGCCGAATTCATGGTTGACTCCATCGATGCTGTCACAAAGACTGGGGGTGTATCAGAAGAATTTGTAGGACTGATCCTGTTGCCTATCGTGGGTAACGCAGCCGAGCACGCCACAGCCGTGACCGTCGCAATCAAGGATAAAATGGATTTGGCCATCGGTGTGGCCGTTGGAAGTTCTATGCAGGTTGCGCTCTTTTTGATTCCCTTGTTGGTTATTATCGGCTGGGGAATGGGCAACGATGCTATGAACTTGAGTTTCGACTTGTTCCAAGTTGCAACTATGTTTGTGGCTGTTTTGCTCGTCAACTACTTGATCGCAGACGGTAAAAGTCACTGGCTGGAGGGTTGGCTTCTCATCTGCCTTTATTCCATCATCGCAGTTTGCTCATGGTGTAAGTTTGAAGCCCCAGCATGCTTCTTTACTATGTTTACTGACCACGTAATAGGGTACCCAACACACTCAGACGAGTAG
- a CDS encoding Ca2+:H+ antiporter (At least one base has a quality score < 10), protein MTEMRRSKEGEYDREKTIGGSPIEGNDDIPVSQRSLVSDESQLRNRKREDVPAAADNNIDLEKRKLKKRESTKIFRKVEPKEPFTVRNQLQRTFLNSYINILLIAAPVGIALNYIHSVNRIAVFVVNFIAIIPLAAILSFATEEIALRTGEVLGGLINATFGNAVELIVAILALVDGKVIIVQTSLVGSILSNLLLVLGFCFFFGGLRRESQYFNETVAQTAASMLALAVASVIVPTVFDQAKDTPPANVARLSRGTAVILLIVYAAYLLFQLKTHQSTFAKEGQKVAAKPWSRGSAGAGDIRQGIMVPGALVGGGMTGREENERLSEMLMNPHRLPKAEEDEDEEEEPQLHFWVAIATLTIATVLIALCAEFMVDSIDAVTKTGGVSEEFVGLILLPIVGNAAEHATAVTVAIKDKMDLAIGVAVGSSMQVALFLIPLLVIIGWGMGNDAMNLSFDLFQVATMFVAVLLVNYLIADGKSHWLEGWLLICLYSIIAVCSWWYPTHSDE, encoded by the exons ATGAcagagatgaggagaagcaaaGAAGGCGAATATGACCGAGAGAAGACCATTGGGGGATCACCAATTGAGGGGAACGATGATATCCCCGTCTCACAGCGCTCGCTCGTCAGCGACGAAAGCCAATTGCGAAACAGAAAACGCGAGGATGTCCCAGCTGCAGCAGACAACAATATCGATCTAGAAAAGCGAAAACTCAAGAAACGAGAGTCTACAAAAATATTCCGCAAGGTCGAACCCAAGGAGCCATTTACTGTCCGAAACCAACTTCAGAGAACCTTTCTCAACTCATATATCAATATCCTTCTCATTGCCGCCCCAGTCGGTATCGCTCTCAATTACATCCATAGCGTTAACCGAATCGCCGTCTTCGTGGTAAATTTTATCGCAATTATACCCTTAGCCGCTATTCTCAGTTTCGCTACAGAGGAGATCGCTCTGCGAACGGGTGAAGTCTTGGGTGGTCTGATCAATGCGACCTTTGGAAACGCCGTTGAACTCATTGTGGCTATCCTGGCTCTTGTCGATGGAAAAGTCATTATCGTTCAGACCTCACTGGTGGGCTCAATTCTAAGTAACCTTCTACTGGTCCTGGgcttctgtttctttttcgGTGGCTTGCGACGCGAGAGTCAATATTTTAACGAAACTGTCGCCCAAACTGCCGCTAG CATGCTCGCTCTCGCCGTCGCCTCAGTCATTGTGCCAACGGTTTTCGACCAAGCAAAGGATACACCGCCCGCTAACGTAGCCCGACTCTCAAGAGGCACAGCAGTGATCCTTCTCATCGTTTATGCTGCCTATCTCCTCTTCCAACTCAAGACTCACCAGAGCACATTCGCCAAGGAAGGCCAGAAGGTTGCCGCAAAGCCTTGGTCCCGTGGAAGTGCCGGAGCTGGCGATATCCGACAAGGTATCATGGTTCCTGGTGCTCTTGTTGGCGGTGGCATGACAGGACGCGAAGAGAATGAGCGTTTGTCTGAGATGCTTATGAACCCTCACAGGCTTCCAAAGgccgaagaggatgaagatgaggaggaagagcctCAGCTACACTTCTGGGTGGCCATCGCCACGTTGACAATTGCCACCGTCCTGATCGCTCTCTGTGCCGAATTCATGGTTGACTCCATCGATGCTGTCACAAAGACTGGGGGTGTATCAGAAGAATTTGTAGGACTGATCCTGTTGCCTATCGTGGGTAACGCAGCCGAGCACGCCACAGCCGTGACCGTCGCAATCAAGGATAAAATGGATTTGGCCATCGGTGTGGCCGTTGGAAGTTCTATGCAGGTTGCGCTCTTTTTGATTCCCTTGTTGGTTATTATCGGCTGGGGAATGGGCAACGATGCTATGAACTTGAGTTTCGACTTGTTCCAAGTTGCAACTATGTTTGTGGCTGTTTTGCTCGTCAACTACTTGATCGCAGACGGTAAAAGTCACTGGCTGGAGGGTTGGCTTCTCATCTGCCTTTATTCCATCATCGCAGTTTGCTCATGGT GGTACCCAACACACTCAGACGAGTAG
- a CDS encoding hypothetical protein (At least one base has a quality score < 10), with product MSRNGIMRNPVPRKGPPHWRHLSRSSLDRTQTDVPASPASVSTHSTIKEEKQTRIERRCTVTVNEGYARDEVLLNFDVVGGDIKPGTLMCIATVKDDLRKISTGHGASSKQNQEQSYGSKGTTGTQNGDGACFKYFFVAKDMPQETKTRNPDIEVYVLKHIADAFGMKKGSQVLLTMVDAKNPATEASHVELSFKDQYLSRSDIWRMTVGELTGRTVYKGQSVLFMGTIKAQVTAIYVDGRRTHSAFFTRDTRPIFRSESARYVLFIQMAREMWEFDAESSGEIMFNKVVNGFLPALFKRWAMLKAKHLVSIVLFARVEYDTGLTAEFDNLSGDYYTGIQPSGPRRPYKDFYRVVVSEMGSGEWTKILHQLKVEFNFFRRDISLHHHKLNAQAEIDGQGSIPTDTPSTRVKAESTYAMYGNVLEAINLASSQFAHDHIDRDLTRTGISIAVISPGSGVFEVDYETLRRTTEALVGNGIGIDLICMPKMPLHSVPLFKYRNPQYSDDHGHAHRSSFSRSFHSRDSTPNHPTPVIGSYQSLGESFSPSKGMSLSRRPDPLMSMATSEQWCFALPQWLHVSFWTGASDEALSYEGIALSVSNKVMQDDEDEFNIRCRMYALQMRSVLETNEIETTPLQVDTHFPANITEPPSSQKYRNTGINDTVYIPNKRPPEGVFDHIHGFQRFVPDRLARPGEKSLWKQLQEFDDHRAKISSSRSRHHSSRYAKDLDEITRRQLAEDSGLYGTSLPEKKAPILGPSARKLSMNIMDGEKPSPTSLKKSAEPPAPKPPKTVAKQPKLMRQISLGQRGFGIAAPKAVVAEIKAETVNASGVTSSEAKQPSTPRIRPELRPSSPQTIASHPSSLSVHKYRTDTPDTIIEGVPMTPSIPILKRNNSGNLDMAAMQLRTASSTIGSSLNNRQQKREDDRDLRSSDALRADDAQKLYTNKLRAGALGGAVQDLPTTLSPTTSITPWLTLLNPSNPESLAIDDTILYSRWQHVYPQIGQMKVQKWKALCCPASVPLTTEYFPSKTQFDTEYHRHPYTVEQDTDDDMVEEPKSRQDFIQELISLRFTQGFQVVVGPWVARAFGQNLIKIGDIFSRDQPLEDGTSIFMSVGNSIHQLSCVNGTEVEVNIFVRKPTDTSFTSQGFSPIYKPAIRTLLDDAYEAREIDLLTARPERNWNMIDSYIAGHHDEMMDSLRFWRARFVLIPVLRKDVPISKTQGGDHAEEVRIEGIKRLAQSWQKYRYIPPSERRYHSVGQQKRKRDPNPLDIVYKTDDPSVVIAAEVETLPLTEGLEGGNRKGLVSAKERFKKSNLNLATLADAMQQPVENGGVRLQNRRWHLRLYSASFIGSDMVTWLLDNFEDLDTREDAEALGNALMVHDDGKSGNSKDKGLFVHVDKRHQFRDGNYYYQIASEFAKPHVGWFNSRRAAVPPTPSLEASSRDSPRALMSARSVDARGCGAVSFPLRPSRAAFFFV from the exons ATGTCACGAAATGGTATCATGAGGAACCCGGTCCCTCGCAAGGGACCGCCTCACTGGCGACATCTGAGCAGATCAAGTTTGGATCGCACCCAAACGGACGTCCCTGCGTCGCCCGCGAGCGTATCGACTCATTCCACTatcaaagaagagaagcaaacaAGAATAGAACGCCGATGCACCGTGACCGTCAACGAGGGCTACGCTAGAGATGAGGTCCTGCTCAATTTCGATGTAGTTGGTGGGGATATAAAGCCGGGAACGTTGATGTGTATAGCGACAGTCAAAGATGACTTGCGAAAGATCTCCACCGGCCATGGTGCCAGTAGCAAGCAAAACCAGGAACAGAGTTATGGTTCGAAGGGGACAACGGGCACTCAAAATGGGGACGGCGCGTGCTTTAAATACTTCTTTGTCGCAAAAGACATGCCTCAAGAGACGAAAACACGGAATCCCGATATCGAGGTCTACGTCTTGAAGCACATTGCAGATGCGTTtgggatgaagaagggttCGCAGGTCCTCTTGACGATG GTGGATGCGAAGAACCCAGCTACGGAAGCGTCGCACGTTGAATTGTCGTTTAAGGATCAATACTTGTCCAGATCAGACATTTGGAGAATGACTGTTGGTGAATTGACGGGAAGAACTGTCTACAAAGGTCAATCGGTGTTGTTTATGGGTACAATCAAGGCGCAAGTCACTGCAATTTATGTCGATGGCCGCAGAACGCACTCTGCCTTTTTCACCCGGGATACTCGGCCCATCTTCCGCAGCGAATCCGCCAGATACGTCCTATTCATCCAAATGGCCAGAGAGATGTGGGAATTTGACGCCGAAAGCTCAGGCGAGATCATGTTTAACAAGGTTGTGAACGGCTTTCTCCCCGCGCTGTTCAAGAGATGGGCCATGCTCAAGGCTAAACACCTCGTAAGCATCGTCCTTTTTGCGCGCGTGGAATATGACACCGGGTTGACAGCTGAGTTTGACAACCTGTCGGGGGATTATTACACAGGCATTCAGCCATCTGGGCCGCGTCGACCATACAAAGACTTCTATCGAGTTGTGGTCAGCGAGATGGGTAGCGGAGAGTGGACAAAGATCCtgcatcagctcaaggtgGAGTTCAACTTCTTCCGTCGGGATATTAGCCTGCACCATCATAAACTCAATGCTCAAGCAGAAATTGATGGTCAAGGTTCCATCCCTACGGATACACCTTCAACTCGTGTCAAGGCTGAATCAACATATGCCATGTATGGCAATGTTCTTGAGGCGATCAACCTCGCTTCGTCCCAGTTCGCCCATGATCATATCGACAGGGATCTCACCAGAACTGGAATTTCCATTGCAGTCATCAGCCCTGGTTCTGGAGTTTTTGAGGTAGACTACGAGACGCTGCGGAGGACAACAGAGGCACTGGTTGGAAACGGTATTGGTATTGATCTAATATGCATGCCTAAGATGCCTCTCCATTCAGTGCCCCTGTTCAAGTACCGCAATCCGCAGTATTCCGATGATCATGGCCATGCTCATCGttccagcttctcaagatcgTTCCACAGCCGGGATAGCACACCTAATCATCCTACACCAGTGATCGGTAGCTATCAATCTCTTGGCGAATCTTTCTCGCCTTCGAAGGGAATGAGCCTTTCTCGTCGTCCAGATCCTCTCATGTCTATGGCAACAAGTGAGCAGTGGTGCTTTGCATTGCCTCAATGGCTTCATGTCTCTTTCTGGACCGGTGCATCCGACGAGGCCTTGTCCTATGAAGGCATTGCCCTATCTGTGTCTAACAAAGTCATGcaagatgacgaagatgagtTCAATATTCGATGCCGCATGTATGCCCTGCAAATGAGAAGTGTCCTTGAAACCAACGAAATTGAAACAACACCTTTACAAGTTGACACGCATTTCCCGGCCAACATCACGGAACCGCCATCCTCGCAGAAGTATCGAAATACTGGGATCAATGACACTGTCTACATTCCCAACAAGCGTCCCCCGGAGGGTGTATTCGACCACATTCATGGATTCCAAAGATTTGTTCCAGATAGACTTGCACGCCCTGGTGAAAAGTCATTGTGGAAACAGCTACAAGAGTTTGATGACCATAGGGCCAAAATCTCAAGTAGTCGCAGTCGACATCATTCGTCACGATATGCAAAAGATTTGGATGAGATTACGAGAAGACAGCTGGCAGAGGACTCTGGTCTATATGGAACTTCTCTTCCAGAGAAAAAGGCACCGATTCTTGGCCCTTCGGCACGGAAGCTGTCGATGAACATTATGGACGGCGAGAAACCATCACCTACAAGCTTGAAAAAGAGCGCTGAACCGCCTGCTCCAAAGCCCCCAAAGACAGTTGCAAAGCAACCCAAGCTAATGAGGCAGATTAGCCTCGGACAGCGAGGATTTGGCATCGCTGCTCCAAAGGCGGTAGTTGCAGAGATCAAAGCCGAGACAGTCAACGCCTCAGGCGTTACGTCTAGCGAAGCAAAACAACCCTCAACCCCTCGGATTCGCCCAGAACTACGGCCAAGCTCGCCTCAAACAATTGCAAGCCACCCATCGTCATTGTCTGTACATAAATATCGAACAGACACCCCTGACACTATCATCGAAGGGGTGCCCATGACTCCTAGCATCCCCATTCTCAAGAGAAATAATTCTGGAAACCTCGATATGGCTGCGATGCAGCTAAGGACGGCCTCATCAACGATAGGTTCGTCGTTGAATAATCGGCAGCAAAAGAGGGAGGACGATCGTGATCTTAGGTCCTCGGATGCCCTCCGCGCTGATGACGCCCAGAAACTCTACACCAACAAACTACGTGCGGGTGCGTTGGGCGGTGCCGTTCAAGACCTCCCAACAACTCTGTCACCCACCACTTCCATTACCCCGTGGTTAACACTACTGAATCCATCGAACCCGGAAAGCCTTGCGATCGACGATACTATCTTGTATAGTCGATGGCAACATGTGTATCCACAAATCGGTCAGATGAAGGTCCAGAAATGGAAAGCTCTTTGTTGCCCTGCTTCTGTACCCTTGACAACCGAGTATTTCCCCTCAAAGACTCAGTTTGATACCGAATATCATCGCCATCCGTACACTGTTGAGCAAGATACAGATGACGACATGGTCGAGGAGCCCAAATCTCGGCAAGACTTCATTCAAGAGTTGATCAGCTTGAGATTCACGCAGGGCTTCCAAGTTGTCGTAGGACCATGGGTTGCCCGTGCATTTGGACAAAATTTGATCAAGATCGGTGACATCTTCTCGAGAGACCAGCCCCTTGAAGATGGCACGAGTATTTTCATGTCTGTGGGCAACAGCATTCACCAACTTTCGTGCGTCAACGGCACAGAAGTCGAAGTGAACATCTTTGTTCGAAAGCCAACGGACACTTCATTCACCTCTCAAGGCTTCTCACCGATCTACAAGCCTGCCATTCGAACTCTTCTCGATGATGCATATGAGGCACGGGAAATTGATCTCCTGACCGCTCGTCCTGAGCGTAATTGGAACATGATTGATTCATACATTGCTGGGCATCACGACGAAATGATGGACAGTCTGCGTTTCTGGCGTGCAAGATTTGTTCTTATTCCTGTCTTGCGGAAAGATGTCCCCATATCAAAAACACAGGGTGGGGATCACGCCGAAGAGGTGCGAATTGAGGGTATCAAGCGCCTTGCCCAATCCTGGCAGAAGTATCGCTACATCCCTCCCTCCGAACGAAGATATCATTCAGTCGGGCAGCAGAAACGCAAGAGAGACCCCAACCCGCTAGATATTGTATACAAAACAGATGACCCCTCCGTGGTGATTGCTGCTGAGGTCGAAACGCTTCCTCTCACGGAAGGGTTGGAGGGCGGCAATCGAAAGGGGCTTGTCTCGGCCAAGGAGCGCTTTAAGAAATCCAACCTGAACTTGGCCACGTTAGCTGATGCTATGCAACAGCCTGTTGAGAATGGAGGCGTTAGACTGCAGAACCGAAGGTGGCATCTCCGCCTCTACTCTGCGTCCTTTATCGGCTCTGATATGGTGACTTGGCTGCTCGACAACTTTGAGGATCTCGATACTagagaagatgctgaggcACTGGGGAATGCTCTGATGGTGCACGATGAT